ATCACGCTGCCGACCGGCAGCACGAACAGCTCGCTTGCCCGGTACGCGTCGCCGAGCTTGGCGGCGAGGTCCCGGGCGCGGGGCTCCGACATCGCGTGCAGGACCGCGAACGCCGCGTCGCGCCGGTCCCCCATCTGCTCGGCGACCCACGCGAGCGTCGCATCGAGCGCCGCGGCGCCGCCCCGGACCCGCTTGAGCGGCTTGAACGCGCCATCGACGACGGTGAAGACGACCTTCAAGTCCAGCAGGGACCCGAGGAACTTGCCGACAGCGCCGATGCGCCCGCCCTTGGCGAGGTTGTCGAGCGAGTCGAGCCCGACGATCAATCCCACGCGGTCGCGCGCCGAAGCGGCGGCCGCGAGCACGCGGTCGACCGATGCGCCCGCCGCCGCCGCGGCGGCGGCCTCGAGGACCTGGAACGCGAGCCCCCACGACAGGTTCAGCGAGTCGAACACGTGCACGCGCCCCCCGAACTCGCGGGCCGCCGTCTCCGCGACGCTGAACGTCCCGGACAGCTTCGACGAGATGTGCAGCGCC
The window above is part of the Actinomycetota bacterium genome. Proteins encoded here:
- a CDS encoding DegV family protein, whose protein sequence is MTPSSRVAVVTDSTSDIPPDVASERGVTVVPLAVQVGDRTYRDGDLTQEEFFALMASSPKLPTTSQPSVGEMVEAYGSALEAADEVVALHISSKLSGTFSVAETAAREFGGRVHVFDSLNLSWGLAFQVLEAAAAAAAGASVDRVLAAAASARDRVGLIVGLDSLDNLAKGGRIGAVGKFLGSLLDLKVVFTVVDGAFKPLKRVRGGAAALDATLAWVAEQMGDRRDAAFAVLHAMSEPRARDLAAKLGDAYRASELFVLPVGSVISTHTGTGWGIALLPAE